From one Halothece sp. PCC 7418 genomic stretch:
- a CDS encoding DUF3038 domain-containing protein yields the protein MTNDSPSTPPKPWLWDNLPNYPISVRGCSPRTAQEIDLLLLALEALELGSSERMLATAKEFNLTDIVPNRIVLWRLRCTNPWRRSYMRRYLELDQAKALTMIAAARSRQLTFLIRQLLLVEQQLRSKELPLRQNFRLGWYLGRFQAHFRSRMNPRRARIAEYLASPDQLDELAIALLKKLLFATGTAGAQRLWCSLFDGEVK from the coding sequence ATGACGAATGACAGTCCCTCAACACCACCGAAGCCATGGTTGTGGGACAATCTCCCTAATTATCCAATTTCTGTGCGGGGCTGTTCTCCTCGGACTGCACAAGAGATTGATTTGTTGTTGCTCGCCCTCGAAGCTCTAGAATTGGGTAGTTCGGAACGGATGCTAGCGACAGCAAAAGAGTTTAATTTAACGGATATTGTTCCGAATCGAATCGTCTTGTGGCGATTGCGCTGTACAAACCCTTGGCGAAGATCTTATATGCGACGGTATTTGGAGTTAGACCAAGCAAAAGCCCTAACCATGATTGCTGCTGCGCGATCGCGCCAACTGACTTTTTTAATCCGTCAACTGCTACTAGTCGAACAACAACTCCGCAGCAAAGAATTACCCCTGCGCCAAAACTTCCGTCTCGGATGGTATTTAGGACGATTTCAAGCTCATTTTCGCAGTCGGATGAATCCCCGTCGCGCCAGAATTGCGGAATATTTAGCCTCTCCTGACCAATTGGATGAACTCGCGATCGCGCTGCTGAAAAAATTATTATTCGCCACAGGAACCGCCGGGGCGCAACGGTTATGGTGTAGTTTATTTGATGGAGAAGTAAAATGA
- a CDS encoding DUF4335 domain-containing protein, with translation MTIRRQYSLPNCSLILDGWAGDATFNDGGNGRPLMSILVNAECRFLAQDHNSSVLKGDRDFLESLVRVVNNYTQSILSGLNPDPPQDWVGESVQIKPLPENNRHQLQLIQTEDGKPEEVIKVDLTTVELFDLVEAIDQLLTDGSTLPELSLSLHPHSRKIRTRNEPFVKKAQPAITGVASLAVAAIALFFVPIPEMREPEPRENTGSRREETLPSETGSIVPPGIKATVENTSKITDSDQLASLGSDLQTKLTENLEQEIPQAGLEYRVWVTGNGDVIGYEQLAGPGLNITETPALPDLLTLPMDLNNRQISEVAELEVRFNPDGVVQVEPK, from the coding sequence ATGACAATTCGCCGTCAGTACAGTTTACCGAACTGTTCCCTCATTCTAGACGGTTGGGCTGGAGATGCAACTTTCAATGACGGGGGAAATGGACGACCCCTCATGTCCATCTTAGTCAATGCTGAATGTCGTTTTCTCGCCCAAGACCATAATTCCTCGGTGTTAAAAGGCGATCGCGATTTCTTAGAAAGTTTAGTGCGAGTCGTCAATAACTACACGCAATCGATTCTCAGTGGTTTAAATCCCGATCCGCCACAAGACTGGGTGGGAGAATCCGTTCAGATTAAGCCCCTTCCCGAAAATAATCGACACCAGTTGCAATTGATTCAAACTGAAGACGGAAAACCTGAAGAAGTCATCAAAGTTGACTTAACCACGGTTGAATTATTTGATCTGGTAGAAGCTATTGACCAACTGTTAACTGATGGAAGCACTCTCCCTGAACTCAGCTTAAGCCTCCATCCCCACTCTCGCAAGATTCGCACCCGCAATGAGCCTTTTGTCAAAAAAGCCCAACCCGCGATAACAGGGGTCGCCAGTTTAGCCGTCGCAGCGATCGCGCTATTCTTTGTTCCCATCCCCGAAATGCGCGAACCTGAACCGAGAGAAAATACGGGATCACGCCGTGAAGAAACCCTTCCCAGTGAGACAGGAAGCATTGTTCCCCCTGGAATTAAAGCAACAGTTGAGAATACGTCCAAAATTACCGATTCTGATCAACTCGCGAGTTTAGGGAGTGACTTACAAACTAAGCTGACGGAAAATCTAGAACAAGAAATCCCCCAAGCGGGTTTAGAATATCGAGTTTGGGTCACAGGTAATGGCGATGTGATTGGTTATGAACAACTCGCTGGTCCTGGTCTCAATATTACGGAAACCCCAGCCCTTCCCGACTTGCTAACCTTACCGATGGATCTCAATAATCGTCAAATTAGTGAGGTTGCAGAATTAGAAGTCCGATTCAACCCCGATGGAGTCGTCCAAGTCGAACCGAAGTAG
- a CDS encoding helicase C-terminal domain-containing protein produces the protein MTVIEAEVHTYLRSFLRNQPDLNWPHHLTMARLVARALRLRRSALMQTGTASGYCFSYLTPALLFARPVIVVVPKTKQKQLLDRAIPQLKEWLDTKTPVLVYDELSNLSPDTLQNHAGVILISPQDWFADRLWERGILPEGIPTIFDEADDLEDWARDALTLRISTQHWNELLNQYPQHADVIRDVRVELTKLLFSRPQNPYECLLLNEPETEILHKLFVVLKETAPNHPFCQFFQQAQQENQLLWADMYRERGEFTIACCPVSVSEQLTPLWEQQPTVFIGSFLDWEKEAPVYRQKLGLPEMTCLRFSRDRASDTLNLYIPDGFPMPNTREFQPVLLEKIRHLITESDSYNNLVVILVSDVPLKRQVATALAGEFGSRVRLENTQLRENGILVCSWEFWRNHQPQLATPQLLIMTTIPLPSLENPIVSGQTAYYKQKRQDWFRLYLLPTALRELQRAVVPLREHQGMIALLDSRVNHRSYGKTVLSALEPYARVGNWNFVRQLLRFDLDDSIGVESDF, from the coding sequence GTGACAGTTATCGAAGCAGAAGTCCATACCTATCTCCGTAGCTTTCTTCGCAATCAACCCGATCTCAATTGGCCCCATCATCTCACTATGGCGCGATTGGTCGCAAGGGCGTTGCGCCTCAGACGATCAGCATTGATGCAAACGGGAACTGCATCTGGCTACTGTTTTAGTTATCTGACTCCTGCACTTTTATTTGCTCGTCCTGTCATTGTAGTTGTCCCCAAAACAAAACAAAAGCAACTTTTGGATCGCGCGATTCCCCAACTGAAAGAATGGCTGGATACGAAAACACCAGTTCTGGTTTACGATGAGTTATCAAATCTCTCTCCTGACACACTGCAAAATCATGCGGGTGTCATTCTGATTTCTCCTCAAGATTGGTTTGCTGATCGCTTATGGGAACGGGGAATCCTTCCCGAGGGGATACCGACGATTTTTGATGAAGCGGATGATTTAGAAGATTGGGCGCGAGACGCACTGACACTTAGGATTTCCACTCAGCATTGGAATGAATTACTGAATCAGTATCCTCAACACGCGGATGTCATTCGGGATGTGAGGGTAGAACTCACGAAACTCCTCTTTAGTCGCCCGCAAAATCCTTATGAATGCTTGTTACTGAATGAACCCGAAACCGAAATTCTGCACAAGTTATTTGTGGTGTTAAAGGAGACTGCGCCGAATCATCCCTTTTGTCAGTTTTTCCAGCAAGCGCAACAAGAAAACCAACTCCTCTGGGCGGATATGTATCGGGAACGAGGAGAATTTACAATCGCGTGTTGTCCGGTTTCTGTCTCTGAACAGTTAACCCCACTTTGGGAACAACAGCCAACGGTTTTCATTGGGAGTTTTCTCGATTGGGAAAAAGAAGCCCCCGTCTATCGCCAAAAGTTGGGACTTCCAGAGATGACCTGTTTACGATTTTCGCGCGATCGCGCATCGGATACCCTTAATTTATATATTCCTGATGGCTTTCCAATGCCCAACACAAGGGAATTTCAACCCGTTTTGCTGGAAAAAATACGACATCTGATCACCGAAAGCGATTCTTATAACAATTTAGTCGTGATTTTAGTGAGCGATGTTCCCCTAAAAAGACAAGTTGCAACGGCTTTAGCGGGAGAATTCGGATCGCGGGTTCGCTTAGAAAATACGCAACTGCGAGAAAACGGAATTTTAGTCTGTAGCTGGGAATTTTGGCGGAATCACCAACCCCAGTTAGCGACCCCGCAGTTACTCATTATGACAACCATTCCGTTACCCTCTCTAGAAAATCCGATTGTTTCAGGACAAACCGCTTATTACAAACAAAAACGCCAAGATTGGTTTCGGCTATACTTGTTACCGACAGCGTTAAGAGAACTACAACGGGCGGTAGTTCCCTTACGAGAACACCAAGGAATGATTGCATTGCTCGATAGTCGAGTCAATCATCGCAGTTACGGAAAAACCGTTCTCTCGGCGTTAGAACCTTATGCGCGAGTGGGAAATTGGAATTTTGTCCGCCAACTACTTCGGTTCGACTTGGACGACTCCATCGGGGTTGAATCGGACTTCTAA
- a CDS encoding prephenate/arogenate dehydrogenase yields MKVGIIGLGLIGGSLGLALRSRGHHILGISRHEETCTLACKKGIADEASVDFSLLQAAEVVFICTPIGAIVPTVEQLKPILSPETILTDVGSVKSAVVDAVTPLWSNFIGGHPMAGTAEQGITAAKSDLFPGTRYVLTPTEQTPPEAQKTVSELVQSLETEVILCPPEAHDQAVAWISHLPVFVSSSLIAACLQETDAEVAELAQKLASSGFRDTSRVGGGNPELGVMMAKYNKEAVQRSLQLYQEQLETIKQVIEEENWDVLEMMLGQTKGARSRFNST; encoded by the coding sequence ATGAAGGTCGGAATTATTGGTTTAGGTTTAATTGGCGGTTCTTTGGGCTTGGCGTTACGATCGCGCGGTCATCATATCCTCGGAATTTCCCGCCATGAGGAAACTTGCACTCTCGCTTGTAAAAAAGGAATCGCGGATGAGGCGAGTGTTGATTTCTCTCTTCTCCAAGCTGCAGAGGTGGTGTTTATTTGTACCCCCATTGGCGCGATCGTTCCCACGGTCGAACAATTAAAACCCATTCTCTCCCCTGAAACCATTCTGACCGATGTGGGATCAGTGAAAAGTGCGGTTGTGGATGCAGTTACACCCTTATGGTCAAATTTTATCGGCGGACACCCCATGGCGGGAACCGCAGAACAAGGGATTACCGCAGCGAAATCAGACTTATTTCCGGGGACACGGTATGTTTTGACCCCCACGGAACAAACGCCCCCAGAGGCGCAAAAAACCGTCTCTGAGTTAGTTCAGTCGTTAGAAACTGAAGTCATCCTCTGTCCTCCAGAAGCCCATGATCAAGCCGTCGCATGGATTTCTCATTTACCCGTCTTTGTCAGTAGCAGTCTAATTGCTGCTTGTCTCCAAGAAACGGATGCTGAAGTGGCGGAATTAGCGCAAAAATTAGCGAGTTCAGGGTTTCGGGATACCAGTCGTGTTGGGGGCGGAAACCCAGAATTAGGGGTGATGATGGCGAAATATAATAAGGAAGCTGTGCAGCGATCGCTGCAACTGTATCAGGAACAATTAGAAACGATCAAGCAAGTGATTGAAGAAGAAAATTGGGATGTTTTAGAGATGATGTTAGGACAAACCAAAGGAGCGCGATCGCGCTTTAATTCAACATAA
- a CDS encoding LlaMI family restriction endonuclease, giving the protein MRGLKATTTNINQKHDGAKGHWLETQMGISHNNTNKADLLGYEMKTGTSSGKISFGDWAADYYIFDNEDFFDVSETRIVRRDQFIKVFGKFNQTKNRYSWSGEVCPTYYNRRTNSGQMINISPTNDVLIEYNHSEDFRNDNEIPSYFQKDNLILAKWDAKSLRKKVEKKFNQKGWFKCFINEEGQYTSIGFGNPITFEIWIKLLKEGKIFFDSGMYADPNKPNQRFYSQWRAITKVWDDLIKETY; this is encoded by the coding sequence GTGCGTGGTCTTAAAGCAACAACTACTAATATTAATCAAAAACATGATGGAGCTAAAGGACATTGGTTAGAAACTCAAATGGGAATTTCACACAATAATACCAATAAAGCTGATTTGTTGGGATATGAAATGAAAACAGGAACAAGCTCTGGCAAAATAAGTTTTGGAGATTGGGCTGCTGATTATTACATTTTTGATAATGAAGATTTTTTTGATGTTTCAGAGACAAGAATTGTAAGAAGAGACCAATTTATAAAAGTTTTTGGAAAATTTAACCAAACAAAAAATCGTTACTCTTGGTCAGGTGAAGTATGTCCGACTTATTATAATAGGAGAACTAATTCAGGACAAATGATTAATATATCTCCAACAAATGATGTATTAATAGAGTACAACCACTCTGAAGATTTTAGAAATGATAACGAGATCCCTTCTTATTTTCAAAAAGATAATTTAATTTTAGCTAAGTGGGATGCTAAATCATTAAGGAAAAAAGTGGAGAAGAAATTTAACCAAAAGGGCTGGTTTAAATGTTTCATTAATGAAGAAGGTCAATATACATCAATTGGATTTGGGAATCCTATAACTTTTGAAATATGGATTAAACTTTTAAAAGAGGGAAAAATCTTCTTTGATAGTGGAATGTATGCAGATCCGAATAAACCAAATCAAAGATTCTATTCACAGTGGAGAGCGATTACAAAAGTCTGGGATGATCTTATTAAGGAAACATATTAG
- a CDS encoding DNA cytosine methyltransferase, translating into MVQVTGNYIQKELFDFTNRKYRAIDLFAGIGGIRLGFQQAFANNIEFVFSSEIDRFARMTYQANFSEEPQGDLTTISPLDIPPFDILLAGFPCQPFSNAGLKKGFEDARGTLFFDIAKIIEAHQPEIIFLENVKNFRTHDQGNTFKVVKEIMEKLGYQVYAQVFNAKHFGVPQNRERIYIVAFSDQSIHFEFPVPPNSSVKVGDILEKNVASKYTISDRLWQGHQKRKREHKRKGNGFGYSLFNNHSPYTSTISARYYKDGSEILIEQEGKNPRKLTPKEAARLQGFPDTFEIPVSDTQAYKQFGNSVAVPVIHSIASQIMSYLPIQRQTHKY; encoded by the coding sequence ATGGTTCAAGTCACTGGAAACTACATACAAAAAGAATTATTTGATTTCACGAATAGAAAATATAGAGCGATAGATCTATTTGCGGGGATTGGAGGAATTAGACTTGGTTTTCAGCAAGCCTTTGCAAACAATATAGAGTTTGTTTTTTCTTCTGAGATAGATCGCTTTGCCAGAATGACTTATCAGGCTAATTTTTCGGAAGAGCCACAGGGCGACTTGACTACAATTTCTCCCTTAGACATTCCTCCTTTTGATATTTTATTAGCGGGATTTCCTTGCCAGCCTTTCTCAAATGCAGGCTTAAAAAAAGGGTTTGAAGATGCCAGAGGAACTTTATTTTTTGATATTGCCAAAATTATAGAAGCACATCAACCAGAAATCATTTTTCTAGAAAATGTTAAAAACTTCCGAACTCATGATCAAGGGAACACTTTCAAGGTTGTCAAAGAAATTATGGAAAAACTAGGTTATCAAGTCTATGCTCAAGTTTTTAATGCCAAACATTTTGGAGTTCCACAAAATAGAGAAAGAATTTATATTGTTGCTTTTTCTGATCAAAGCATTCATTTTGAATTTCCTGTTCCTCCTAACTCTTCAGTGAAAGTGGGTGATATCTTAGAAAAAAATGTTGCGTCTAAATACACTATATCTGATCGATTATGGCAAGGTCATCAGAAAAGAAAAAGAGAGCATAAACGGAAAGGGAATGGGTTTGGATATTCATTATTTAATAATCACTCACCCTATACCAGTACAATCAGTGCGAGATATTATAAAGACGGATCAGAAATTTTAATTGAACAAGAGGGAAAAAATCCCAGAAAACTAACTCCTAAAGAAGCTGCAAGACTACAAGGATTTCCGGATACATTTGAGATTCCTGTCAGTGACACTCAGGCGTATAAACAATTTGGTAATAGTGTTGCGGTTCCTGTTATTCATTCAATTGCTAGCCAAATAATGTCTTATTTACCTATTCAGAGACAAACTCATAAATACTAA
- a CDS encoding type II toxin-antitoxin system PemK/MazF family toxin, which translates to MSIQRGDIYFVNLNPIQGKEQAGNRPVLVLSIDALNQLPLVVTVIVGTKGTNVRKDFPTNVRVSSEESGLPLETVFLCFQIRSLDHHRFSKRPMGQLSPQKMLEVEETVRYCLGL; encoded by the coding sequence GTGAGTATTCAAAGAGGAGATATTTACTTTGTTAATCTCAACCCAATTCAGGGAAAAGAGCAAGCAGGAAACCGACCCGTTTTAGTCTTGTCTATTGATGCTTTAAATCAATTACCCTTAGTAGTGACTGTAATTGTAGGAACTAAAGGGACAAATGTTAGAAAAGATTTTCCAACGAATGTAAGAGTATCATCGGAAGAAAGTGGACTTCCTTTGGAAACTGTTTTTCTATGTTTTCAAATCCGTTCTTTAGATCACCATCGATTTTCTAAGCGACCTATGGGTCAATTATCTCCTCAGAAAATGTTGGAAGTTGAAGAAACTGTTCGCTATTGTTTGGGTTTGTAA
- a CDS encoding AbrB/MazE/SpoVT family DNA-binding domain-containing protein, producing MELAKVTSKGQITIPVEIRKQLNLKPGDKVLFIEENGKITLANSSEGVNSKTSNNPVADTSFLQQKLKEMANDSDIQKEIIAINQEFESTEIDGLEKE from the coding sequence ATGGAACTCGCTAAAGTTACTTCTAAAGGACAAATTACGATACCCGTTGAGATTCGCAAGCAACTGAATCTTAAACCAGGCGACAAAGTTTTATTTATCGAAGAAAATGGCAAAATTACCCTTGCTAACTCATCAGAGGGAGTAAATTCTAAAACAAGTAATAATCCAGTTGCTGATACCTCTTTTTTGCAACAAAAACTTAAAGAAATGGCAAATGATTCCGATATTCAAAAAGAAATCATTGCAATTAATCAAGAATTTGAAAGTACGGAAATTGATGGATTAGAAAAAGAGTGA
- a CDS encoding glycosyltransferase produces MSQSPQYALVHEWLTPKATGGSELVVKEILQTIDADLYALIDFESSNPESYLYGRQIGTTFLQNFPFARNGVQKYLPLLPFAIEQLDLRDYDVILSSSHAVAKGVITSPYQTHICYCHTPMRYAWELTFEYLQQSKIGRGVPGIFTRYLLHQLRQWDVISANRVDYFIANSHHTAKRIWRCYRRSAKVIYPPVDIERFSYQAQKEDFYLTVSRLVSYKQISLIIEAFNQLERPLVIIGNGPQFSELQKKAKPNITFLGTQPNAVVEDYLAKAKAFVYAACEDFGIALVEAQACGTPVIAYGAGGAKETVKDLRESSSHATGLLFSPQTPAALVEAVEAFEAKQEMFIPEKIYQHATGFSSEQFHGNYLDFVHRKSRVKANN; encoded by the coding sequence ATGTCTCAGTCTCCCCAATATGCTCTAGTTCACGAATGGCTGACACCAAAAGCAACTGGCGGATCAGAATTAGTCGTGAAAGAAATTCTGCAAACCATTGATGCGGATCTGTATGCGCTGATTGATTTTGAATCAAGCAACCCTGAGAGTTATCTCTATGGTCGTCAAATTGGGACAACATTTCTGCAAAATTTCCCTTTTGCCCGTAATGGTGTACAAAAATATTTACCATTGTTGCCTTTTGCCATTGAACAATTGGATCTGAGAGACTATGATGTCATTCTGTCTTCCTCTCATGCGGTTGCAAAAGGAGTTATTACAAGTCCGTATCAAACCCATATTTGCTACTGTCACACGCCGATGCGTTATGCGTGGGAACTGACTTTTGAGTATCTGCAACAAAGTAAAATTGGTAGAGGAGTTCCAGGTATTTTCACCCGCTATCTGCTTCATCAATTGCGCCAGTGGGATGTCATTAGTGCGAACCGTGTTGATTACTTTATCGCCAACTCCCATCACACGGCAAAACGGATCTGGCGGTGCTATCGTCGTTCTGCAAAAGTGATTTATCCGCCCGTTGATATCGAACGGTTTTCTTATCAAGCCCAAAAAGAAGATTTTTATCTGACGGTTTCTCGTCTGGTGAGTTATAAACAAATTTCTCTCATTATTGAAGCCTTCAACCAACTCGAACGTCCATTAGTAATTATTGGTAATGGTCCACAATTTTCGGAATTACAAAAAAAAGCGAAACCCAATATTACCTTTTTGGGAACACAACCTAATGCAGTGGTAGAAGATTATTTAGCAAAAGCCAAAGCGTTTGTTTATGCAGCCTGTGAAGATTTTGGCATTGCCCTTGTGGAAGCCCAAGCCTGTGGAACACCTGTTATTGCTTATGGTGCGGGAGGGGCTAAGGAGACGGTTAAAGATCTTCGAGAAAGTTCAAGTCATGCAACAGGGTTACTATTTTCTCCTCAAACGCCTGCTGCATTAGTAGAAGCGGTAGAAGCCTTTGAAGCGAAACAAGAGATGTTTATTCCAGAAAAAATTTATCAGCACGCAACTGGCTTTTCAAGTGAGCAGTTTCATGGGAATTATTTAGACTTTGTTCACAGAAAATCAAGGGTTAAAGCCAATAATTAG
- a CDS encoding EAL domain-containing protein — MAKYFLNILLLTLVIFLAARLGLQVSIAKDNISLLWPPTGISIAVLLLQGRKLWPSIFLGIAFATAATGIKWGFIFAAALTNTVEALLATQLIHYWQVDYKLERIYDVLKLLVIILIITPLMAGLMGATGFCLNFTCSPEMFFDISWKWWVGNAMGALVITPLLLTWSHPQFHHSPPSKQAIVFIITGFALLISTNLLVFGRFPITPLNLNYYPLQYLCFPFLIWAAFSLKEKGATLAIFLTVIIAIEGTLQGDQPFGVSESVHSNLLILWSFMLVVSIPTLILASAVSERDFAEEQLSILAYQDPLTHLPNRSAFYREVSNFLSSCQVGNTDQACAILFIDLNRFKEINDSFGHTLGDQLLCQVSQKVKGSIPQAYIMARLGGDEFAVLVPSFKGYKEIEILTQDILKQFESSFVIESCEFIIGATIGIVIGNCSYTKAEDIIRDADIAMYHAKTSNRKSCYFDPLMRQKVISRLKLEQELRRGIDNNELNLVYQPIVNILNQKIMGFEALLRWYHPERGWVSPGRFIPIAEETELIVEIGDWVLTQACQQLQQWQENFSTEISMSLSVNVSPKQLRENDLVAHVNQMIKLYDIDPENLNLEITETAILESNSKQVLDELKALGVRLYLDDFGIGESSLSRLYQLPLDVIKIDRSFVQGIPENRRKSAIAQTIINLADNMDLGVIAEGIETEAQKKELLKWGCLRGQGFFFSKPVSAEVATDLIANNHLS; from the coding sequence ATGGCTAAGTATTTCCTCAATATTCTATTGTTAACACTGGTTATTTTTCTAGCAGCAAGACTGGGCTTACAAGTCTCTATTGCTAAAGATAATATTTCCTTACTTTGGCCCCCAACTGGAATTAGTATTGCTGTTTTATTACTTCAAGGGAGAAAACTTTGGCCCAGTATCTTCCTCGGAATTGCCTTTGCGACTGCTGCTACTGGTATTAAGTGGGGATTTATTTTTGCAGCAGCCTTAACGAATACAGTTGAGGCTTTACTTGCAACTCAGTTAATTCATTATTGGCAAGTTGACTACAAGTTAGAGCGTATTTATGATGTTTTAAAGCTCCTAGTCATTATTCTTATTATTACACCGCTCATGGCTGGTTTGATGGGAGCAACAGGATTTTGCCTTAATTTTACCTGTTCCCCAGAAATGTTTTTTGACATTAGCTGGAAGTGGTGGGTTGGGAATGCGATGGGAGCATTAGTCATTACCCCCCTTCTTCTCACTTGGAGTCATCCTCAATTCCATCATTCACCACCTTCAAAGCAAGCGATCGTATTCATCATTACTGGCTTTGCTTTACTCATTTCTACGAATCTTCTCGTGTTTGGTCGTTTTCCAATTACACCATTAAATTTAAATTATTATCCCTTACAGTATCTTTGCTTTCCCTTTTTAATCTGGGCTGCATTTTCTTTAAAGGAAAAAGGAGCAACACTTGCTATCTTTTTAACCGTTATTATTGCGATTGAGGGAACACTACAGGGTGATCAACCTTTTGGAGTCAGTGAATCAGTTCATAGTAACTTATTGATCCTGTGGTCATTTATGCTTGTTGTATCTATCCCCACTTTAATTCTTGCGTCTGCTGTTTCTGAACGTGACTTTGCGGAAGAACAATTATCGATCCTAGCCTATCAAGATCCTCTCACCCATTTGCCTAATCGGTCGGCTTTTTATCGAGAAGTTTCTAATTTTTTAAGTAGTTGTCAAGTAGGAAACACTGATCAAGCCTGTGCTATTTTATTTATTGATTTAAACCGATTTAAAGAAATTAACGATAGTTTTGGACATACCTTAGGTGATCAATTGCTGTGTCAAGTTTCACAAAAAGTAAAAGGATCGATTCCACAAGCCTACATAATGGCACGTTTAGGAGGAGATGAATTTGCAGTTTTAGTTCCGAGTTTTAAGGGATATAAAGAGATTGAAATTCTAACTCAGGACATTCTCAAACAATTTGAAAGCTCTTTTGTTATTGAAAGTTGTGAGTTTATCATCGGGGCAACTATTGGTATTGTTATTGGTAATTGTAGTTATACTAAAGCGGAAGATATAATTCGAGATGCAGATATTGCGATGTATCATGCGAAAACGAGTAATCGTAAATCTTGCTATTTTGACCCACTAATGAGGCAAAAAGTTATCTCACGATTAAAACTAGAACAAGAGTTACGGCGAGGAATTGATAATAATGAATTAAATTTAGTTTATCAGCCCATTGTCAATATTTTAAATCAAAAAATAATGGGTTTTGAAGCCCTATTACGTTGGTATCATCCTGAACGAGGTTGGGTTTCCCCAGGTCGTTTTATTCCTATTGCAGAAGAAACGGAATTAATTGTTGAGATTGGCGATTGGGTCTTAACACAAGCCTGTCAGCAGCTTCAACAATGGCAAGAGAACTTTTCAACAGAAATATCAATGAGTTTGAGTGTTAATGTTTCTCCCAAACAACTTCGAGAAAATGATTTAGTGGCTCATGTCAATCAAATGATTAAACTCTATGATATTGATCCCGAAAATCTCAATCTAGAAATTACAGAAACAGCAATTTTAGAATCGAACTCGAAACAAGTTTTAGACGAACTAAAGGCATTAGGTGTGAGGCTTTATTTAGATGATTTTGGGATTGGTGAATCTTCTTTAAGTCGGTTATATCAACTGCCGTTGGATGTGATTAAAATTGATCGGAGTTTTGTGCAAGGAATTCCTGAAAACCGAAGGAAAAGCGCGATCGCGCAAACGATTATTAATCTGGCGGATAATATGGATTTAGGGGTGATTGCAGAAGGGATTGAAACGGAAGCGCAAAAGAAAGAACTTTTGAAATGGGGTTGTCTTCGTGGACAAGGTTTTTTCTTCTCGAAACCTGTTTCAGCAGAGGTTGCAACAGACCTCATTGCCAACAATCATCTAAGTTAA
- a CDS encoding thiol-disulfide oxidoreductase DCC family protein → MSQTKQVQWQIKLLYDGECPLCLREVNFLQKRDAGRGLVKFIDIADDNYQPEANGGVDFETAMGRIHGVLPDGTVVKDVEVFRRVYEALGMGWVYAITKLPVVGAIADWVYGLWADRRLALTGRPDLKTIMEQKHCSQDRCQ, encoded by the coding sequence ATGTCTCAAACCAAACAAGTTCAGTGGCAAATAAAACTTCTTTATGACGGGGAATGCCCTTTGTGTCTGCGGGAGGTCAATTTCTTGCAGAAGCGGGATGCGGGTCGCGGTCTCGTCAAATTCATTGATATCGCTGATGATAACTACCAACCAGAAGCCAATGGTGGGGTTGATTTTGAAACGGCTATGGGTCGCATTCATGGCGTTTTACCTGATGGAACAGTGGTTAAGGATGTTGAAGTCTTCCGTCGCGTGTATGAAGCGTTAGGGATGGGTTGGGTGTATGCAATTACGAAATTACCCGTTGTTGGCGCGATCGCGGATTGGGTGTATGGTCTATGGGCAGATCGTCGTTTAGCCCTAACAGGACGACCCGACCTGAAAACAATCATGGAACAAAAACATTGCTCCCAAGACCGTTGTCAGTAA